The following proteins are co-located in the Chryseobacterium daecheongense genome:
- a CDS encoding group III truncated hemoglobin, with translation MKKLESREDIEHLVNSFYGKVVKDETIGFFFNDIAKVNWDNHLPKMYSFWETILFGQMSYKGNPMAVHFPINELHAMEKKHFDQWLFLWKSTIEELFIGESADMAIYKSENIAKLMSYKMEMARKLN, from the coding sequence ATGAAAAAGTTGGAATCAAGAGAAGATATAGAACACCTTGTTAATTCATTTTATGGAAAGGTAGTTAAAGACGAAACCATTGGGTTCTTTTTTAATGATATTGCAAAGGTAAACTGGGATAACCACCTTCCTAAAATGTATTCTTTCTGGGAAACGATTCTTTTTGGCCAGATGAGCTACAAAGGAAATCCAATGGCCGTTCACTTTCCCATCAACGAACTTCATGCAATGGAAAAAAAACACTTCGATCAGTGGCTCTTTCTTTGGAAAAGCACAATAGAAGAGCTTTTCATCGGTGAAAGTGCGGACATGGCCATCTACAAATCTGAAAACATCGCAAAACTTATGTCCTATAAAATGGAAATGGCGAGAAAATTAAATTAA
- a CDS encoding LytTR family DNA-binding domain-containing protein, translating to MIANIKCMVIDDDELDRLVLQHHINKYDNIEIVASFDSAEKAIPYLDLPVDVLFIETKLPGMSGIEFCKLAYKIPICIFMSSHCEFAAEAFELDILDFIKKPLKTDRIHHSLQKLLDFLEMKEKSECLDILLGENTIKIKEGSTILQIKITDILYLEALKDYTRIVTSEKKHCILDSLGNLLHQNHFDSFVRIHRSYAVPKYLIRSKTSHEVELTHKIKLPIGRSYKDNLAFFNMPN from the coding sequence ATGATTGCCAATATTAAATGTATGGTTATTGATGATGATGAACTGGACAGGCTGGTTCTTCAACATCATATCAATAAGTATGATAATATAGAAATTGTTGCATCTTTTGATTCAGCCGAAAAAGCAATTCCATACCTTGATCTACCAGTAGACGTCCTGTTTATTGAAACCAAACTCCCCGGAATGAGCGGAATTGAATTCTGTAAATTAGCCTATAAAATCCCTATTTGCATTTTCATGAGTTCCCACTGTGAGTTTGCTGCCGAGGCTTTCGAACTGGACATACTCGACTTTATTAAAAAACCTTTAAAAACGGATCGTATTCATCATTCGTTACAAAAACTTTTGGATTTTCTTGAAATGAAGGAAAAGAGTGAATGTCTTGATATTTTGCTTGGTGAAAATACGATTAAAATCAAAGAAGGGAGTACAATTCTACAAATCAAAATAACAGATATTCTTTATCTGGAGGCATTAAAAGATTACACCAGAATTGTAACTTCTGAAAAAAAACATTGTATTCTCGATTCCCTTGGAAATCTTCTTCATCAAAACCACTTCGATTCTTTTGTAAGAATACACCGCAGCTATGCCGTTCCAAAATATCTTATCCGAAGTAAAACTTCTCACGAAGTGGAACTTACCCATAAGATTAAGCTTCCCATAGGAAGAAGTTATAAAGATAATCTGGCATTTTTCAACATGCCCAATTAA
- a CDS encoding DUF4919 domain-containing protein, whose protein sequence is MKYYIFLLLLNISVLGFGQKSKIDFKSIEKNLKNPESLYNYDKLIFKYKGIPKSLDSIEAQYLYYGRNFESNKLNTSDNDFKSLAEAFKNNNFDDCIRLGKVLYGKDPTNMDVLLILLRAYDSKKDVSNFTHHLAQLRLLADAIKNSGDGKTEKTAYQVNSVGDEYIFLNILNIGEGYTKSSKTVKEGIIDLWEKENNKIYIKVLYLDF, encoded by the coding sequence ATGAAATATTACATTTTCCTTTTGCTGCTGAATATTTCGGTTTTAGGCTTCGGTCAAAAATCGAAAATTGATTTTAAAAGTATAGAGAAAAACCTTAAAAATCCCGAATCACTTTATAATTATGATAAATTGATTTTCAAGTACAAAGGGATTCCAAAGTCACTGGATAGTATAGAAGCTCAGTATTTGTACTACGGTAGAAATTTCGAATCAAATAAATTAAATACTTCAGATAATGATTTTAAAAGTCTTGCTGAAGCATTTAAAAATAATAATTTCGATGATTGCATAAGATTGGGTAAGGTTTTATATGGTAAGGATCCAACGAATATGGACGTACTGCTGATTTTGCTGCGTGCTTATGATTCTAAAAAAGATGTAAGTAATTTTACTCATCATCTCGCACAGCTTCGATTACTTGCCGACGCAATCAAAAATTCGGGAGATGGGAAAACCGAAAAAACCGCCTATCAGGTCAATTCTGTTGGTGACGAATATATTTTCCTGAATATTCTCAATATCGGAGAAGGCTATACAAAAAGTTCAAAAACAGTAAAAGAAGGCATTATTGACTTATGGGAAAAAGAAAATAACAAAATATATATCAAAGTCCTTTATTTGGACTTTTAA
- a CDS encoding collagen-like protein, whose protein sequence is MKKNLLILGLILGCFLAFGQVPEKMSYQAVIRNLSGQLIINQSIAVKVSVLQGSAAGPVVYSERLTGNTNANGLISLEIGTGTVLTGTFAAINWTTGNYYLKTETDPSGGTSYTISGTSQLLSVPYAMYAKSAGGGGGSFTLPYSATVNNTASLFALTNDGDGAAIEGTNNTTTSSIASIRGVVTSTSAGGFSSGVRGINNGTGGLGVGVWGSQNGSGWGVYGVTPNGLGVYGNASGNGYGVYANSNAGTGLAAISTNGVAANISITNNSNANSAIIASTAGNGTVVNISTTGTGAGLRSTSGAGFALHGITSQVSSAGVVGDNNGNGEAVVGRTTSDIAGAVVGRNDGGGYGVRGFIATNSTGTAIGVLGQVGLNNSKGRAGRFENFNQTNENNTLEIETNGNGNIPDNTQGNASSFLVNNTNSVAAAVRGEVKTIFGNFGAAGVFGISSGTGGFAGLFHASNTAGNGPALVALTDGNGNAITANAGKNGNGVETNIDGNGNALYAWVPSFATGRAGRFEIFNEDNDTEVISVKTVGNGTAGNFKVDRTTGTSPAVKGEVNSIFANFGTAGIFGLSSGTGGYGGLFYSSNASGNGPAVLALTEGNGNGITANAGGSGDGIEASCDGTGNAISGFIPNFGTGKAGRFANFNNANGQPVVHITTTGTGSTLLVNHQGPSGNISVYQSASVNVARINKAGRGFFNGGTQNSGADVAEAFDVEGNVSEYEPGDILVISTDSDRTIEKSSKPYSTLVAGVYATKPGVLLTEENIDADLSGKVPMGVIGVIPTKVCLEGGKIKRGDLLVTSSKPGVAMKANLKKVRIGQVIGKALQDYNQSETAKIKVLVNIK, encoded by the coding sequence ATGAAAAAAAATCTACTCATACTAGGGCTTATACTGGGCTGTTTTTTAGCCTTTGGACAAGTACCTGAAAAAATGAGCTATCAGGCCGTTATCCGAAATCTTTCGGGACAACTGATCATCAATCAGAGTATTGCAGTAAAAGTAAGTGTTCTTCAAGGCTCAGCCGCAGGCCCAGTGGTATACTCAGAAAGGTTGACCGGAAATACCAATGCCAATGGTTTAATCAGCCTTGAAATAGGTACAGGAACTGTTCTTACTGGGACATTTGCCGCGATTAACTGGACCACTGGAAATTATTATTTGAAAACAGAAACAGATCCGTCAGGTGGAACCAGCTATACGATATCAGGCACCAGCCAACTTCTCAGCGTTCCTTATGCCATGTACGCAAAATCTGCAGGAGGCGGTGGCGGAAGCTTTACCCTTCCATATTCAGCTACCGTAAATAACACAGCCAGTCTTTTTGCTTTAACCAATGATGGTGATGGAGCAGCCATTGAAGGCACCAACAATACAACAACTTCAAGTATCGCTTCAATAAGGGGTGTTGTAACCAGTACTTCTGCCGGTGGATTTTCTTCGGGAGTCCGGGGAATCAATAATGGCACAGGAGGATTAGGAGTGGGGGTCTGGGGCAGTCAGAACGGAAGCGGATGGGGAGTATATGGAGTTACTCCTAATGGACTGGGTGTTTATGGAAATGCATCGGGAAATGGATACGGTGTATATGCAAACAGCAACGCAGGAACAGGACTTGCCGCAATAAGTACAAACGGGGTTGCTGCTAATATTTCAATAACTAATAATTCCAATGCCAACAGCGCGATTATTGCCTCAACGGCGGGTAACGGAACGGTTGTCAATATTTCTACGACAGGAACCGGTGCGGGATTGAGAAGTACTTCAGGAGCTGGTTTTGCCCTACATGGGATTACAAGCCAAGTATCCTCTGCAGGTGTTGTAGGTGATAACAACGGCAACGGAGAAGCCGTGGTCGGAAGAACAACAAGTGATATAGCTGGTGCTGTAGTCGGAAGAAATGATGGTGGAGGATATGGCGTGAGGGGGTTTATTGCAACAAATAGTACCGGAACAGCGATAGGTGTTTTAGGCCAGGTTGGACTCAACAACAGTAAAGGTCGAGCTGGCCGATTCGAAAATTTCAATCAAACCAATGAAAATAATACGCTTGAAATCGAAACCAACGGAAATGGAAATATTCCTGATAACACACAAGGAAATGCTTCTTCATTCCTCGTTAATAATACCAATAGTGTCGCCGCTGCCGTAAGAGGTGAAGTAAAAACCATATTCGGCAATTTTGGAGCTGCCGGTGTTTTTGGAATATCCTCAGGGACCGGAGGTTTCGCAGGCTTATTCCATGCTTCTAATACGGCCGGAAACGGTCCGGCCCTGGTGGCACTCACCGATGGAAATGGAAATGCAATCACTGCCAATGCCGGCAAAAACGGTAATGGTGTGGAAACAAATATTGATGGAAACGGAAATGCTTTATACGCATGGGTTCCATCTTTTGCAACCGGGCGTGCCGGTAGATTTGAAATTTTCAATGAAGACAATGATACCGAAGTAATCTCTGTGAAAACTGTTGGTAATGGTACTGCAGGAAACTTCAAGGTGGATCGCACAACCGGTACCTCACCGGCAGTAAAAGGTGAAGTGAATTCCATTTTTGCTAATTTCGGTACTGCAGGTATTTTTGGTCTTTCATCAGGAACCGGTGGCTATGGAGGCTTATTTTATTCATCAAATGCCAGTGGAAATGGGCCGGCTGTATTAGCCCTTACGGAAGGGAATGGAAACGGGATTACCGCCAATGCGGGTGGTAGCGGCGATGGTATAGAAGCATCATGCGACGGAACAGGTAATGCGATCTCAGGTTTTATTCCCAATTTTGGAACAGGTAAGGCCGGTAGATTTGCTAATTTTAATAATGCCAACGGACAACCTGTTGTACACATAACCACTACTGGTACCGGCTCCACACTTCTTGTCAATCATCAGGGCCCATCTGGTAATATTTCTGTCTATCAAAGTGCATCAGTTAATGTAGCCCGGATCAATAAAGCAGGAAGAGGTTTTTTTAATGGCGGAACACAAAACAGCGGTGCAGACGTTGCAGAAGCATTTGATGTGGAAGGAAATGTTTCTGAATATGAGCCCGGCGACATTTTAGTTATTTCAACAGACTCTGACAGAACGATAGAAAAGTCCTCAAAGCCCTACTCTACACTTGTAGCAGGAGTTTATGCAACCAAACCCGGGGTTTTATTGACTGAAGAAAATATCGATGCAGATCTGTCCGGAAAAGTTCCCATGGGAGTTATCGGAGTGATCCCCACAAAGGTTTGTCTTGAAGGAGGAAAAATTAAAAGAGGAGACCTTTTAGTAACCTCTTCAAAACCAGGAGTTGCCATGAAAGCAAATCTCAAAAAAGTCAGAATTGGACAGGTAATCGGAAAAGCTCTCCAGGATTACAATCAGAGCGAAACTGCAAAAATTAAAGTACTTGTAAACATTAAATAA
- a CDS encoding MsnO8 family LLM class oxidoreductase, whose product MKLSILDQSPVVMGEHTQDTLHNSIELAQWAEHLGYESILFSEHHGAPGYASSSPEILAAVILSKTQKIKVGTAGIMLRNYSAYKISEITKLLASIFPGRFVLGLGKAPGGLKISSLALNGDKLPTISNISEKLRDIAAYISDDTSITQERYGDLIAQPQNLQHMPEIWWLGSGNNSAKEAAKNGLGYSFSHFLMDNKQNESTEIYRNEFKRGNLSETPHLQIAVSVSVAENYDTAKRNALSMAYQFLEARRGLAPSPLLHPNDIEEKMLSPTENDDLKKILKNIIIATPDTIHKHLFEITTFYQTNNLIILSNIYNKESRFKNFEWISNCDV is encoded by the coding sequence ATGAAATTGAGCATCCTGGACCAATCTCCTGTTGTAATGGGAGAGCATACGCAGGATACCCTTCATAACAGCATTGAACTGGCCCAATGGGCAGAGCATCTTGGTTATGAAAGCATTTTATTCTCCGAACATCATGGAGCTCCTGGTTACGCAAGCTCAAGCCCCGAAATATTAGCCGCTGTTATTTTAAGCAAAACACAAAAAATAAAAGTTGGAACCGCAGGGATCATGCTCAGAAATTATTCTGCATATAAAATTTCTGAGATCACAAAATTACTAGCGTCAATTTTTCCCGGACGTTTTGTACTGGGACTAGGAAAAGCACCGGGCGGTCTTAAAATATCTTCCCTGGCCCTGAACGGCGATAAACTTCCAACAATAAGTAATATCAGCGAAAAACTCCGAGATATCGCAGCCTATATTTCAGATGATACAAGTATTACGCAAGAGCGTTATGGTGATCTGATTGCTCAGCCTCAAAACCTTCAACATATGCCAGAAATATGGTGGCTGGGCTCAGGGAATAATTCGGCAAAGGAAGCTGCAAAAAACGGATTAGGATATTCCTTCTCTCATTTTTTGATGGACAACAAGCAAAATGAAAGCACGGAAATCTATAGAAATGAATTTAAGCGTGGTAATCTGAGCGAAACACCTCATTTACAAATTGCCGTTTCAGTTTCAGTCGCTGAAAATTACGACACCGCAAAAAGAAATGCCTTATCCATGGCTTACCAGTTTCTTGAAGCACGCAGAGGCCTAGCTCCCTCCCCATTATTACATCCGAATGATATAGAAGAAAAAATGTTAAGTCCTACAGAAAATGATGATTTAAAAAAAATTCTGAAGAATATAATTATTGCCACTCCTGACACAATTCATAAACATCTCTTTGAAATTACAACATTTTACCAAACCAATAATCTGATTATCCTAAGCAATATTTACAATAAAGAATCCCGTTTCAAAAATTTTGAATGGATTAGCAATTGTGATGTATAA
- a CDS encoding T9SS type A sorting domain-containing protein, with protein MKRTFISGFLFILFIVTGQLKAQSAVLTTGTTVSGGNGSISYSVGQVTYLSKGSGFQVMEGVQQAFEITTLDTHETSSAEDGILLYPNPFRDYLYLDFTVNSYKNSDYQLFDAQGKLIRSEKIMQTKSEFNFSSLPSAMYIIRINQDGKNIKTFKIIKK; from the coding sequence ATGAAAAGAACATTTATTTCCGGCTTCCTTTTCATATTGTTTATTGTAACTGGACAGCTTAAAGCTCAATCAGCTGTTTTAACTACAGGAACAACTGTCTCAGGAGGTAATGGCTCTATTTCTTATAGTGTCGGCCAGGTCACTTATCTCTCTAAGGGAAGCGGATTCCAGGTTATGGAAGGAGTACAGCAAGCTTTTGAAATTACGACCCTTGACACCCATGAAACGTCATCTGCAGAGGACGGTATTTTACTCTATCCTAATCCCTTTAGAGATTATCTATATCTGGATTTTACAGTAAACAGCTATAAGAACTCAGATTATCAATTATTCGATGCACAAGGTAAGTTGATCAGGAGTGAAAAAATTATGCAGACAAAATCTGAATTTAATTTTTCTTCTCTTCCATCTGCCATGTACATTATAAGAATTAATCAGGATGGTAAAAACATTAAAACATTCAAAATCATAAAAAAATAA
- the hflX gene encoding GTPase HflX, with protein MLEKKEHNYEKAVLVGVITQNQDEEKLIEYMDELEFLAFTAGATVQKRFTQKLTQPDSKTFIGSGKALEIKEYVKENEIGTVIFDDELSPSQLKNLEREMEVKILDRTNLILDIFAQRAQTSYARTQVELAQYQYLLPRLTRMWTHLERQKGGIGMRGPGETEIETDRRIIRDRITLLKDKLKTIDKQMATQRNNRGKVVRAALVGYTNVGKSTLMNSLSKSEVFAENKLFATLDTTVRKVVIGNLPFLLTDTVGFIRKLPTQLVESFKSTLDEVREADLLIHVVDISHESFEDHIESVNHVLMEINAHQKPMIMVFNKIDDFSYEKKDEDDLTPSTRKNVSLEEWKKTWMAKSKYPTVFISALTKENFPEMKKLIYDEVMKIHISRFPYNDFLFEYFDNDEEDENNN; from the coding sequence ATGCTAGAAAAGAAAGAACATAATTACGAGAAAGCTGTTTTAGTAGGTGTTATTACTCAAAATCAGGATGAAGAAAAGCTGATAGAGTATATGGATGAATTAGAATTTTTAGCTTTCACAGCAGGAGCAACGGTACAAAAGCGCTTCACTCAAAAATTAACTCAGCCGGACTCCAAAACCTTCATTGGAAGTGGAAAGGCACTTGAAATAAAAGAATATGTAAAAGAAAACGAGATAGGAACAGTAATTTTCGATGATGAACTCTCACCATCCCAGCTTAAAAACCTGGAAAGAGAAATGGAGGTGAAGATTCTGGACCGAACCAATCTTATTCTCGATATTTTTGCACAACGAGCACAAACTTCTTACGCTAGAACCCAGGTGGAACTGGCACAGTACCAATATCTCTTACCTCGATTAACGAGGATGTGGACCCACTTGGAACGTCAGAAAGGAGGGATTGGAATGAGAGGTCCGGGTGAAACTGAAATTGAAACTGACCGTCGTATTATCCGTGACAGAATCACTTTACTGAAAGATAAGCTAAAGACGATAGACAAGCAGATGGCTACTCAGCGTAATAATCGTGGGAAAGTTGTTCGTGCTGCGTTGGTAGGGTATACGAATGTAGGTAAATCTACTCTGATGAATTCACTTTCAAAATCTGAAGTTTTTGCAGAAAATAAACTATTTGCAACATTAGATACCACTGTCAGAAAAGTGGTTATCGGGAACCTTCCGTTTTTACTTACCGATACTGTAGGATTTATCAGAAAATTACCGACCCAGTTGGTTGAATCCTTTAAATCGACTTTGGATGAGGTGCGGGAAGCTGATTTGCTGATCCATGTCGTAGATATTTCTCATGAAAGTTTTGAAGATCATATAGAATCCGTTAATCATGTTTTGATGGAAATTAATGCTCATCAGAAGCCTATGATTATGGTTTTCAATAAGATTGATGATTTTAGCTATGAGAAGAAGGATGAAGATGATCTGACACCTTCAACAAGAAAGAATGTTTCCCTTGAAGAATGGAAAAAGACCTGGATGGCAAAATCTAAATATCCAACGGTATTTATCTCGGCTTTGACAAAAGAGAATTTTCCGGAGATGAAGAAATTGATCTATGATGAAGTCATGAAAATCCATATTTCAAGATTTCCATATAATGACTTCCTGTTTGAGTATTTCGATAACGACGAGGAAGATGAAAACAACAATTAA
- a CDS encoding ionic transporter y4hA, producing the protein MKLKELLHYTFIFPVLAVGYYFSGLMANGVIFEIIAGILLTGSVLSAVHHAEVVAHKVGEPFGTIILALCITIIEVALIISLMIAGGDQAVTLARDTVFAAVMIILNGILGICILVGGVKYYEQFFARTSATTYLVSIVSILALTLILPNFTSSVNGPFYNTAQLIFVSIACLVIYGVFLMVQTVRHRNYFIITSDDPDSHYIPSKIATLISFIFLVICLIIVVLMAKGLSATIENMVQSVGAPKSLVGVIIAAVVLLPEGVAAIRAARNNQIQSSVNLALGSALASIGLTIPAVSIVCIMYDIPFVLGLDRKDIILLSLSVFIVMLSLSRGKTNILYGTVLLVNLAAYIFTVIVP; encoded by the coding sequence ATGAAATTAAAAGAACTTTTACATTATACCTTTATTTTCCCGGTTTTAGCCGTGGGATATTACTTTTCTGGTCTGATGGCAAACGGTGTCATCTTTGAAATAATAGCAGGAATTTTACTTACAGGAAGTGTGCTTTCGGCTGTTCATCATGCGGAAGTGGTAGCCCATAAAGTAGGAGAGCCATTCGGGACAATTATTCTTGCTCTTTGTATTACCATTATTGAAGTGGCGTTAATTATTTCTTTAATGATAGCAGGAGGAGATCAGGCGGTAACGCTGGCAAGGGATACTGTTTTTGCGGCTGTAATGATTATTCTGAACGGAATATTGGGGATATGTATTTTAGTAGGTGGAGTAAAGTATTATGAGCAATTTTTTGCGAGAACTTCTGCTACAACCTATCTGGTAAGTATTGTGTCTATATTGGCGCTTACTCTTATTCTTCCCAACTTTACTTCAAGTGTAAACGGACCTTTTTACAATACGGCCCAACTGATCTTTGTTTCAATTGCCTGTCTTGTTATTTATGGTGTATTTCTTATGGTTCAGACAGTGAGGCACAGGAACTATTTCATTATTACATCAGATGACCCGGATTCACATTACATCCCTTCAAAAATAGCGACTCTTATCAGTTTTATATTTCTTGTTATCTGTCTGATTATTGTTGTCTTAATGGCGAAAGGGCTTTCTGCGACCATCGAAAATATGGTTCAGAGTGTTGGAGCGCCAAAATCTTTGGTTGGAGTGATTATTGCAGCTGTGGTTTTGCTTCCGGAAGGAGTTGCGGCGATCAGGGCAGCCAGGAATAATCAGATACAATCAAGCGTTAATCTCGCATTAGGTTCTGCGCTGGCAAGTATTGGATTAACCATTCCTGCTGTGTCTATAGTTTGTATCATGTATGACATACCTTTTGTATTAGGACTGGATAGAAAGGACATTATTTTGCTTTCTTTATCGGTATTTATCGTTATGCTCTCATTAAGCAGAGGGAAAACCAATATTTTATACGGAACTGTTTTATTGGTAAACCTGGCGGCTTATATTTTTACTGTAATCGTTCCTTAA
- a CDS encoding sodium:proton antiporter: MELYYSFSALIVLASIFAYLNYRFLKLPSTIGIMVIAIVVSIFLVLFGETVLPRTFGHLHKLMNSIDFTEVLMGAMLNFLLFAGGIHININDLKEQFRPVLIFSTAGVVISTFIVGFGMFYLLPLVGIQLPFIYCLVFGALISPTDPVAVLSVLKQAKVSKSLETKVAGESLFNDGMAVVVFTVVLQLAVGKEVDLGVESIGLLLLKEAGGGLLLGVLLGWITSRLMREVDDYIISVLVTLSVVMGGYLIARQMHISGPLTMVAAGLFMGNFNVRFKMKSITQDYLIKFWELIDEILNAVLFLFIGFELLMIKDLNHFIIPGIIAIIVVLVARFISIWGPTKFMSFRTRFSPQTIKVLFWGGIRGGVSIALAMSIPKSEYSNIILSITYCVVVFSIVVQGLTIAKVANPKKIAKEELEQGSIALDKDV; encoded by the coding sequence GTGGAATTATATTATTCATTTTCAGCGTTAATAGTTTTAGCATCCATATTCGCATATCTTAATTACAGATTTCTCAAACTTCCCAGTACTATCGGGATCATGGTAATTGCCATTGTGGTTTCAATTTTCCTGGTTTTATTTGGTGAAACTGTATTGCCAAGAACTTTTGGGCATCTTCATAAATTGATGAACAGCATAGACTTCACTGAAGTGTTAATGGGCGCAATGCTTAATTTTCTATTATTTGCAGGAGGAATTCATATTAATATTAATGACCTTAAAGAACAATTCAGGCCCGTTCTTATTTTCTCCACGGCAGGGGTTGTCATTTCTACTTTTATCGTAGGATTCGGAATGTTTTACCTGTTGCCTTTAGTGGGCATCCAACTTCCTTTTATCTATTGTCTTGTTTTCGGGGCTCTGATATCTCCTACTGATCCCGTGGCTGTTCTGAGTGTCTTGAAGCAGGCAAAAGTTTCTAAATCTTTAGAGACTAAGGTTGCGGGAGAATCTCTTTTCAATGATGGTATGGCTGTTGTTGTTTTTACCGTAGTACTGCAGTTAGCTGTCGGGAAAGAAGTAGATTTAGGAGTGGAAAGTATTGGACTGTTACTGCTTAAAGAAGCTGGAGGGGGATTGTTATTGGGTGTTTTGTTAGGTTGGATTACTTCAAGGCTAATGCGTGAGGTTGATGATTATATTATTTCAGTTTTGGTTACCCTTTCTGTGGTCATGGGCGGATACCTCATCGCAAGGCAGATGCATATTTCAGGCCCTCTCACCATGGTTGCTGCCGGATTATTTATGGGGAATTTTAACGTAAGATTCAAAATGAAATCAATTACTCAGGATTATCTTATTAAATTCTGGGAGTTAATTGATGAAATATTGAACGCTGTACTTTTCTTATTTATAGGTTTTGAGCTGCTCATGATAAAGGATCTGAATCACTTTATTATTCCAGGGATTATTGCAATTATTGTTGTGTTGGTAGCAAGATTTATTTCAATATGGGGACCTACAAAATTTATGTCTTTCCGAACAAGGTTTAGTCCCCAAACGATAAAAGTGCTGTTTTGGGGTGGAATTCGTGGCGGAGTTTCTATTGCGCTGGCAATGTCTATTCCTAAAAGTGAGTATAGCAATATTATTTTAAGTATTACTTATTGTGTGGTAGTATTTTCTATTGTAGTACAGGGACTTACCATTGCTAAGGTTGCTAATCCTAAAAAGATTGCAAAAGAAGAATTGGAACAGGGAAGCATTGCTTTAGATAAAGATGTTTAA
- a CDS encoding DNA alkylation repair protein, producing the protein MSNVVKEIQEALAVLSIPEKAEFFPKFFKTGKGEYGEGDIFLGVKVPDQRIVAKEYYSKISLKELSVLLASGFHEYRLTALFMLISKFEKTKVAEEKKEIVDFYLNHLPYINNWDLVDSSCYKILGRYAFENQQEHLLRDLSHSDEMWHKRIAVVGTMHYIKKGFFHLTKEFVTTNLSHTHDLMHKANGWLLREMGNKNEGELVAYLNKYYKEMPRTCLRYAIEKLDEELRQDYLKGRI; encoded by the coding sequence ATGAGTAACGTAGTAAAAGAAATACAGGAAGCTCTAGCTGTTTTATCAATTCCCGAAAAAGCGGAATTCTTCCCGAAATTTTTTAAAACAGGAAAGGGGGAATATGGTGAAGGAGATATTTTTTTAGGTGTAAAAGTTCCTGACCAGAGAATTGTAGCGAAAGAATACTATTCCAAAATCTCTTTGAAAGAGCTCAGTGTTTTGCTTGCATCCGGTTTTCACGAATATCGGTTGACTGCATTATTTATGCTGATCAGTAAATTTGAAAAAACAAAGGTGGCAGAGGAGAAAAAAGAAATTGTAGATTTTTATCTTAATCATTTGCCATACATTAATAATTGGGACTTGGTGGATTCAAGTTGCTATAAAATATTAGGGAGATATGCTTTTGAAAATCAACAAGAACACCTATTAAGGGATCTTTCTCATTCTGATGAAATGTGGCATAAAAGAATAGCCGTAGTTGGAACAATGCATTACATTAAAAAAGGCTTTTTTCATCTGACAAAGGAATTTGTAACGACGAATCTGAGCCATACGCATGATCTTATGCATAAAGCAAATGGCTGGTTATTAAGAGAGATGGGAAATAAAAATGAAGGAGAATTAGTTGCCTATCTCAATAAGTACTATAAGGAAATGCCCAGGACCTGCCTGAGGTATGCTATTGAAAAACTGGATGAGGAGCTACGACAGGATTATTTAAAAGGAAGGATCTAA
- a CDS encoding DUF6122 family protein: MDCLFWKTGTHYFLHLVFPVLIAYIFYRDHWKRTYLILLATMLVDLDHLFANPIFDPDRNSIGFHFLHSYYAIAVYFLLLFFKGNIRIVGIGLLLHMLTDYQDFNLWCH; encoded by the coding sequence ATGGATTGTTTATTTTGGAAAACAGGAACACATTATTTTTTACACCTGGTATTTCCTGTTTTGATAGCATATATATTTTATAGGGATCACTGGAAAAGAACTTACCTGATACTCTTAGCTACCATGTTAGTTGATCTGGACCATCTGTTTGCTAATCCCATATTTGATCCTGACAGAAACAGTATAGGATTCCATTTTTTACATTCTTACTATGCAATTGCGGTGTACTTTTTGCTGCTTTTTTTTAAAGGAAATATAAGAATTGTTGGCATCGGGCTTTTATTGCATATGCTGACTGATTATCAGGATTTCAATCTTTGGTGTCATTAA